The stretch of DNA GTCGCGGTGGTCGTACTCGGGGACGTCGCTGAGCTGGGTGTCGAGGGTAAAGGTCAGCAGGCCGCCGGCAAGGTCAGCGAGGAACAGGTACAGGCGCTCCGGGTGCAGGCGCGGGTGGGCCAGCAGGTGTGCCAGCTGCGGGTGGGCACGGTTGACCGTGTTCAGCAACCAGAACAGGGTGACATCACTGGAGCCGAACTCGGCGATCTGGTCGGCACGTTCGCGGCGCCGGCCAGACAGGGCCTTGCTCTTGGCCTGCAGCGCACCCAGCAAACGCTTGCCGATGCCGGCCAGGGTCTCGTGGCTGCCCAGGTGCAGGGTCGGGTGAACGAAATGCGGGTCGAGGTTGAAGCCGCCCATGCTGTTGCGCGTGAGCTTGGCCAGCGGGCAGTGGCTGTAGCCATCGAGGCTGTCACCGTCGACCAGCAGCACCACGTTCAGGCGCAAGCTGGTGATTTCATTTTCCAGCTCGCCCTCGTTGAGGTCGGGCAGGGTATCGAACTGCTTGCGAAAGCGCCGGGCGGCCTTGTGCTCCTGGCCGTCTTCGACGTAGTTGAGGCCGAACGGTTCGGGCAGTTTGAGCGCGGCGTATACCTTCAGCTCGTTGGCCTTGAGCAGGTCCTTGAGGTCGCGCGCGGCAGGCAGCGGGTCGTGCTGCGGTGCGTCGTACAGGCTGCCATCTGGGAACACCAGCTTCAGGCGCTTGAGCTGCAGCGAACCGTTGGCCAGGGCATCCTCGTCCACCTGCAACACCTGCACGCCCCAATGGAACGGGGTGCCGCGCAGGGTCGCCTCGGCCAGCTGGTGCTGGTGGAACTCATCCTGGTACTGGAAATGCTGGGGCAGCAGGAACATGCCTTCCGACCACATCACCCGGCTCTGCTTGCTCATTTGACGCTATCCACTAAAGAGTTGAGGGTTTTATCTGCAGCGTTCTGTGCCGACTGGCCGGCCACATCGGTGGCCTTGTCGAGCATCGCGTCCTGCACCTTGTCGGAGAGGGTTGGCGCGCCATCCTTGGCCTTCTGTGCGGCCGCCAATTGATCGGCGGTGGGCGGTTTGTTCAGTACGTCGACGCCACGCATGGCGCTGATTTCGGTCTTGTCCACCAGCACCCGCAAGCCGTCGGAGGAGAACCAGATGCCGTCCTTGCGCAGCGAGTTGGCGTCGAAGGCGACTTTCCAGCGGGCGTCCTGTTCATTGCGGAAGAACGCCGCCACACCGACGTAACGCGCGCTCTTGGCCAACGGCCACTGGTCGATCTGGCCGAGGCCCGGCAGCAGGGTGATCTCGCGGGCTTCAACCAGAGTATTGCCGAGGGCCTTCTCCGGGGTGTCCCAGAGGGTCTCGGCATCGGCTGCGGCGAAGCGTTCGAGGTCGGTCAGCTGATACACGCGCATCACCACCGACAGCGGTTTGCCCTCGACATCGGGGTTGAGCTGGTTGCCGCCGTCGGAGGTCAGAATGACCTTCTCGCTGTCGGCCAGCATGTCGGCCGCCCAGCTGTCATCCATGCGCTTGCCGATACGGTCGGTGACCCCGCAGCCTGCCAGTGCCAGCAGCAGGGCTGCGGTGGTCAGTCGCTTTAGGGTGGTGTGCTTGTGGTGCATGACGGCTAAACCTCCTTGTACGGATCAGGCCAGGCGATAGGCGAAATCGCCATCGCTGCCCAGCTCGATCGCCAGGCGCTCGATCGGCGCGTCCTGGGCCATGCGCTCGAGCACGCGCTGGGCGAGTTCGGGCATCAGGGTCTGGGACAAGATGTTGTCGATGTTGCGCGCACCGCTGTCGACTTCGGTGCAGCGCGCAGCGATAGCCTTGACCAGCGCCTGGTCGTAGCTCAGTTCGGCCTGGTGGTTGCGGGCGAAGCGCTTGGCGATGCGCTCGAGCTTGAGGGCGACGATGCGCTCGAGGATCTGGTCCTGCACCGGGTAGAACGGCACGATGCTCAGGCGGCCGAGGAAGGCCGGCTTGAACACCTGGTTGAGCTCGTCGCGCAGGCCCTCGACGATGGCTTGCGGGGTCGGCAGTTCGGCGGCGTTCAGGCAGGTTTGCATGATGCGCTCGGTGCCAGTATTGGACGTGAGGATGATCACCGTGTTGCGGA from Pseudomonas putida encodes:
- the tssK gene encoding type VI secretion system baseplate subunit TssK, translating into MSKQSRVMWSEGMFLLPQHFQYQDEFHQHQLAEATLRGTPFHWGVQVLQVDEDALANGSLQLKRLKLVFPDGSLYDAPQHDPLPAARDLKDLLKANELKVYAALKLPEPFGLNYVEDGQEHKAARRFRKQFDTLPDLNEGELENEITSLRLNVVLLVDGDSLDGYSHCPLAKLTRNSMGGFNLDPHFVHPTLHLGSHETLAGIGKRLLGALQAKSKALSGRRRERADQIAEFGSSDVTLFWLLNTVNRAHPQLAHLLAHPRLHPERLYLFLADLAGGLLTFTLDTQLSDVPEYDHRDPAASLVKLDEMIRVMLDNVVPNQCIVINLAQTKPGYWQGQLRDPRLAEADFYIAVHADMPGASLLELVPRAFKVGSPEDIEVVVNSAMPGVTLNHAARLPNAIPVRLDNQYFAIEPHGHVYERMMNAQTVCFYAPSAFTNLKLELMAVLK
- the tssJ gene encoding type VI secretion system lipoprotein TssJ, whose product is MHHKHTTLKRLTTAALLLALAGCGVTDRIGKRMDDSWAADMLADSEKVILTSDGGNQLNPDVEGKPLSVVMRVYQLTDLERFAAADAETLWDTPEKALGNTLVEAREITLLPGLGQIDQWPLAKSARYVGVAAFFRNEQDARWKVAFDANSLRKDGIWFSSDGLRVLVDKTEISAMRGVDVLNKPPTADQLAAAQKAKDGAPTLSDKVQDAMLDKATDVAGQSAQNAADKTLNSLVDSVK